Genomic segment of Paenibacillaceae bacterium GAS479:
TAAACATTATACGTCAAAAACCATATTTGTATGCATCGAGCATCAAATAAATAATTCTTGACATTTTAGCGGACTAAAGAGAATCCACCTATTTTAATGCTGACATTTCATAATAATAACACAACCGAGAAATCGAGTCAACAAAAATGAGAAAATAGTCTCTTTTCAATTCAAAAGCTTACTTCTGAGGCGTTTCTGCCTTAATAGCCTTGAAAATCCGGAATCCTTTATCTTTGCCGACTTCAATCACTTTACCAAACAGCCCCTGCAGTTTGGCTTCTGCCGATGGCGCTCCTTGCTTCTTTTGTATAACGACCCACATACTCCCGCCAGGTCGCAGCAACGTAGCACCTTCTTCAAAAATCCGATGTACAACCGCTTTGCCGGCTCGAATCGGCGGATTGGTCAGTATAATATCAAAGGTCTCCGTCCCAACAGACTCGTATAAATCGCTCTGACGAATGTCTGTATTGGTAATACCATTGCGTCGTGCATTCTCCGTTGCTAGCTCAATTGCACGTTCATTGATGTCGAGCATAACAACTTTCCCGCGAGGGGCGAGCTGAGCCGCCGTCAGTCCGATTGGTCCGTAACCGCAGCCAACATCCAAAATTCGATCAGACTCTCCGATCTGCATTTGCTCGATCAAAAAACGGCTGCCGTAATCGATACCTCCTTTGGAGAAAACTCCATTATCGGTCAGGAAGCGAAAGGCGAAGCCGCGAAGCTTCGTTTCATGCTCCTGCCGGTTCTCATGCACACCAGGCTTTCTGGAATAGTAGTGATCCGACATTGCCTTCCCTCCATTTTCTGCTTCCCTTGCATAGACAGAGAACCCCTTGGAGCCGGAGCGGTTCCAAGGGGTTCCAGTATGGCCAAGGCAGATATTACTTAACTTCTACAGCTGCGCCGGCTTCTTCCAGCTTCGCTTTCAGAGCTTCTGCATCTTCTTTGGATACTTTTTCTTTGATTGCTTTTGGAGCGTTGTCTACAACTTCTTTTGCTTCTTTCAGGCCAAGACCTGTCAGTTCGCGAACAACTTTGATGACGTTGATTTTGGAAGCGCCAGCGCTTGTCAGAATTACGTCAAACTCGGATTGTTCTTCAGCTTCTGCAGCGCCGCCGCCAGCAGCTACAACTGTAGGTGCAGCAGCTGTTACGCCGAATTCTTCTTCGATTGCTTTTACAAGATCGTTCAGTTCCAGAACGTTCATGCCTTTGATGGCTTCAAGAATTTGCTCTTTGCTCATGGTTGAACCTCCATTAGGTTTTTAGTTTTTTTTTGGATTTATCCCATTCCGGCTACGCCGGAATACATTTGTTTTTAGGCTGTTCGCACTCTAAGCCGAGCATAAAGGCGAACCTGCGATAAAAACCTTAAGCTTGCGCCTCTTGCTTTTCGGACACAGCTTTGACCGCGAGGGCAAAGTTGCGCATAGGAGCTTGAAGGACGCTGAGGAGCATGGACAGAAGACCGTCGCGGGACGGCAGTTCAGCCAGTGCTTTGATTTGGGCCGCATCAACAACTTGACCTTCCAGGACGCCGCCTTTAACTTTCAGAGCGTCGTTTTTCTTAGCGAAGTCGTTGATGATCTTTGCAGGAGCTACCACGTCGTCGCCGCCGAAGGCGATCGCCGTTGGTCCCGTCAGAACCTCGTTCAGAGCCGCCATTTCAGCGGATTCCGTCGCACGACGAACGAGAGAGTTCTTCAGAACTTGGAACTCGATGCCCGCTTCGCGAAGCTGCTTACGCAGTTCCGTTACTTGAGCAACGTTAAGTCCACGGTAGTCTGCTACGACCGTAGTCGTGCTAGCTTTAAGCTTAGCGGAGATTTCATCCACTTGCTGTTGCTTAGACTCGATTACTTTTGTATTTGCCATTTGTGTACACCTCCCGTAGTAGTATCTCTTGCATCCTTCGATCGGTCGACCTTCAACCTGCAGGTGCATGTATAAAGGCCTCCGCCAAGACAGCGAAGGCCATGATCCGTTTACGAGAAACGTTTATCATAACACCTCGGTAGGAAAATTAAGCCGCAAGGGCACCTACTGTCTTAGGCATGCGTGTTCTAAAGTTGGAATCGCAGCTCTTAGCGGAATACGGAAACGTTGACGCGAGCGCCAGGTCCCATTGTCGAAGATACAGCGATGTTTTTCAGGTAAATCCCTTTGGCGGATGCCGGCTTCGCACGGTTCAAAGCGTCCATAAGAGCTTTGAGGTTCTCGTTCAGCTTTTCAGCATCGAACGATACTTTACCGATTGGAGCATGGATTTGACCTGCACGGTCAAGACGGTATTCGATCTTACCGGCTTTAATCTCCTGAACAGCCTTCGTCACGTCGAACGTTACCGTACCGGCTTTAGGGTTAGGCATAAGGCCTTTACCACCGAGAATACGTCCGAGTTTGCCGACTTCAGCCATCATGTCAGGTGTAGCCACGCAGACATCGAATTCGAACCAGCCTTGTTGAATTTTGTTGATCATATCTGCATCGCCAACAAAGTCAGCACCTGCAGCTTCGGCTTCCTTCGCTTTTTCGCCTTTAGCGAATACGAGGACGCGCTTAGTTTTACCAGTTCCGTGCGGCAGTACAACGACGCCACGAACGGCTTGGTCTTGTTTCCGCGGGTCAACGCCCAGACGGACTGCCACTTCGACGGACTCGTCGAATTTGGCGGATGCAGCTTTTTTCACGAGCTCGATTGCTTCAGCCGGCTCGTAAGTCGCTTCGCTATTGATCAGCTTAGCAGCTTCTTGGTATTTCTTGCCTTGCTTTGCCATAATGAACTTCCTCCTCATGTGGTAAATAGCGGACCCACTGCAGCGCAGCGGTTCCTCCCACAGCAAAACCGGGGGTTTTACTCAGGGCGGCGCTTGCTCAGCGCCGACTAGATCGGCATTAGTCGACGATCGTAACGCCCATGCTGCGGGCTGTTCCTTCGACCATGCGCATTGCAGCTTCTACGGATGCAGCGTTAAGATCCTGCATTTTTTGTTCCGCGATCTCGCGAACCTTGGAACGGTTAACCGTAGCGACTTTCTTCTTGTTCGGTTCACCGGAACCCTTCTCGATGCCTGCTGCTACGCGGAGCAGTACGGCAGCTGGAGGAGTCTTAGTCTCGAACGTGAAGGAGCGGTCTTCAAATACGGTGATGACAACCGGGATGATCAGGCCAGCCTGGTCTGCCGTACGCGCATTGAATTCTTTACAGAACGCCATGATGTTGACGCCTGC
This window contains:
- a CDS encoding 16S rRNA (guanine1207-N2)-methyltransferase is translated as MSDHYYSRKPGVHENRQEHETKLRGFAFRFLTDNGVFSKGGIDYGSRFLIEQMQIGESDRILDVGCGYGPIGLTAAQLAPRGKVVMLDINERAIELATENARRNGITNTDIRQSDLYESVGTETFDIILTNPPIRAGKAVVHRIFEEGATLLRPGGSMWVVIQKKQGAPSAEAKLQGLFGKVIEVGKDKGFRIFKAIKAETPQK
- a CDS encoding LSU ribosomal protein L12P, translated to MSKEQILEAIKGMNVLELNDLVKAIEEEFGVTAAAPTVVAAGGGAAEAEEQSEFDVILTSAGASKINVIKVVRELTGLGLKEAKEVVDNAPKAIKEKVSKEDAEALKAKLEEAGAAVEVK
- a CDS encoding LSU ribosomal protein L10P, whose protein sequence is MANTKVIESKQQQVDEISAKLKASTTTVVADYRGLNVAQVTELRKQLREAGIEFQVLKNSLVRRATESAEMAALNEVLTGPTAIAFGGDDVVAPAKIINDFAKKNDALKVKGGVLEGQVVDAAQIKALAELPSRDGLLSMLLSVLQAPMRNFALAVKAVSEKQEAQA
- a CDS encoding LSU ribosomal protein L1P; protein product: MAKQGKKYQEAAKLINSEATYEPAEAIELVKKAASAKFDESVEVAVRLGVDPRKQDQAVRGVVVLPHGTGKTKRVLVFAKGEKAKEAEAAGADFVGDADMINKIQQGWFEFDVCVATPDMMAEVGKLGRILGGKGLMPNPKAGTVTFDVTKAVQEIKAGKIEYRLDRAGQIHAPIGKVSFDAEKLNENLKALMDALNRAKPASAKGIYLKNIAVSSTMGPGARVNVSVFR
- a CDS encoding LSU ribosomal protein L11P, giving the protein MAKKVIKLVKLQVPAGKANPAPPIGPALGQAGVNIMAFCKEFNARTADQAGLIIPVVITVFEDRSFTFETKTPPAAVLLRVAAGIEKGSGEPNKKKVATVNRSKVREIAEQKMQDLNAASVEAAMRMVEGTARSMGVTIVD